A part of Liolophura sinensis isolate JHLJ2023 chromosome 1, CUHK_Ljap_v2, whole genome shotgun sequence genomic DNA contains:
- the LOC135478158 gene encoding myogenesis-regulating glycosidase-like, whose amino-acid sequence MNFKTFRRLKTPGEYTTLYNKIGSFGGMVEMRSAFMSQEFACGGYENGLQSLIPTVLTIGLLGYPYVLPDMIGGNAYGEHGEFHLTVLPQRELYIRWLELTAYLPSMQFSVLPWQYDEEVVQLTRKFVDIHENIVALRIIEAIKQAHSDGTPLIRPIWWLAPEDEDALQVDSEFMVGDSSLVAPILEDAQRQRSIYLPEGKWRDELRACKLDGKIWLQDFRIELDQVATFYDGTPDYGFGTPDYTVLTNLITALVHLIPNNEGTVFFSIKEDLRSLSLGHFEPWGEQKMSAFLCKFDEGKHKILFCSSPGNNTEEPFLRGIIRGFPKRQRITPNKSECVIQTGEDSVEFGQMATLHVSRTSVGRDKGIDCFHISLKAHSRDYTPEIELDLEPDKVHWYGGSELYIQQWPMNNSHIPDGPYLSNDYLCMPKDHKASGPVLERYWINSRGVGVCVDNEVPLHVSWDSTYGQFRLKAVFDDTQYASVKLPEDGLPTLSLTIYKASNVKEVHQTMSSICFSKPLGKPDERMIRSPIWSTWATYKVNIDQKKIVDFAQDILTHGFPNSQLEIDDMFSSSYGDIDFSEAKFSDPRAMINNLKNLGFRVTLWVMPFSNLDSSAFKEGTKKGYFVKETRGEAPALVKWWQGIGAVLDLTNPEAVEWYSQRLRKIQQDYGVDSFKFDAGEIGYLPMNFKTFRPLKTPGEYTTLYNKLICSFGGMVEMRSAFMSQEFANFVRVTDKDSCWGYENGLQSLIPTVLTIGLLGYPYVLPDMIGGNAYGEHGEFHLTVLPQRELYIRWLELTAYLPSMQFSVLPWQYDEEVVQLARKFVDIHENIVAPRIIEAIKHAHSDGTPLIRPIWWLAPEDEDALQVDSEFMVGDSLLVAPILEDAQRQRSIYLPEGKWRDELRGCELDGKTWLEDYRIELDQVATFVKLF is encoded by the exons ATGAACTTCAAAACATTTCGCCGACTGAAAACACCTGGAGAGTACACAACTCTCTACAACAAAATCGGCAGCTTCGGAGGAATGGTGGAAATGCGATCTGCCTTTATGTCACAGGAATTCGCCTGTGGGGGCTATGAAAACGGGCTACAGTCATTGATCCCAACCGTACTTACCATTGGACTTCTTGGCTACCCTTACGTTCTTCCGGACATGATAGGTGGTAACGCTTACGGAGAACATGGCGAATTCCACTTAACTGTTCTGCCCCAGAGAGAGTTGTACATCCGCTGGCTGGAGCTGACGGCGTACCTACCCTCAATGCAGTTTTCTGTGTTACCATGGCAATATGACGAAGAGGTTGTGCAACTGACCAGAAAGTTCGTGGACATCCATGAAAATATTGTTGCCCTTCGGATTATAGAGGCGATCAAGCAAGCACATTCTGACG GCACGCCCCTGATCCGTCCAATCTGGTGGCTGGCTCCGGAAGATGAGGACGCCCTTCAGGTGGACTCGGAGTTTATGGTGGGAGACTCCTCACTCGTGGCTCCAATACTAGAGGATGCTCAGCGACAGAGAAGTATATACTTACCAGAGGGCAAATGGCGGGATGAACTTCGTGCTTGTAAGCTAGACGGCAAGATATGGCTACAAGACTTCAGAATCGAACTAGATCAAGTGGCTACCTTT TATGATGGTACACCTGATTACGGCTTTGGTACACCTGATTACACAGTGTTGACAAACCTGATTACAGCTTTGGTACACCTGATTCCA AATAATGAGGGCACAGTATTCTTTTCCATCAAAGAGGATCTACGCAGCCTGTCCCTAGGTCATTTTGAGCCTTGGG GAGAGCAGAAAATGAGTGCGTTCTTATGCAAGTTTGACGAAGGAAAACACAAGATACTGTTTTGCTCTTCCCCCGGTAACAATACCGAAGAGCCATTTCTGCGTGGCATAATTCGTGGATTTCCAAAAAGACAACGTATCACCCCAAACAAATCAGAATGTGTTATTCAGACCGGAGAGGACAGTGTGGAATTTGGGCAAATGGCGACCCTGCATGTTTCCAGGACGAGCGTGGGGAGGGACAAAGGAATAGACTGTTTCCACATCTCACTAAAAGCTCACAGTCGCGATTATACGCCTGAGATAGAATTGGATCTGGAACCAGATAAAGTTCACTGGTACGGTGGATCGGAGTTGTATATTCAGCAATGGCCGATGAACAACTCGCATATACCAGACGGACCGTATCTGTCTAACGATTACCTGTGTATGCCAAAGGATCACAAAGCCTCTGGACCCGTCTTAGAAAGGTACTGGATCAATTCCCGAGGAGTTGGAGTCTGCGTGGACAATGAAGTGCCACTACACGTAAGCTGGGACAGTACTTACGGGCAATTCAGACTGAAAGCAGTTTTCGACGATACGCAATATGCTAGTGTTAAACTTCCAGAGGACGGCTTACCGACACTGTCGCTTACAATCTACAAGGCGTCCAATGTGAAAGAAGTGCATCAAACCATGTCCAGCATCTGCTTCAGTAAACCACTGGGGAAACCGGACGAACGGATGATCAGGAGTCCCATCTGGTCCACATGGGCAACTTACAAAGTCAACATCGATCAGAAGAAAATCGTGGACTTCGCTCAAGATATTCTGACGCATGGCTTCCCCAATAGTCAGTTAGAAATCGATGACATGTTTTCCAGTTCTTACGGAGACATTGACTTCAGTGAGGCGAAGTTCAGTGACCCCAGGGCAATGATAAACAATCTGAAGAACCTCGGGTTCCGTGTTACTCTCTGGGTGATGCCATTTTCCAACCTTGATTCCAGTGCATTTAAGGAAGGTACAAAGAAGGGATACTTCGTCAAGGAAACGCGTGGCGAAGCCCCAGCCTTGGTAAAATGGTGGCAAGGTATAGGAGCTGTTCTAGACCTCACCAATCCTGAAGCGGTCGAGTGGTATTCCCAGAGGCTGAGGAAAATTCAGCAAGACTACGGTGTAGATTCTTTCAAGTTCGATGCTGGCGAAATAGGTTACTTGCCCATGAACTTCAAAACATTCCGCCCACTGAAAACGCCTGGAGAGTACACAACTCTCTACAACAAGTTAATCTGCAGCTTCGGAGGAATGGTGGAAATGCGATCTGCCTTTATGTCACAGGAATTCGCCAACTTCGTCCGTGTGACAGACAAAGATTCCTGCTGGGGCTATGAAAACGGGCTACAGTCATTGATCCCAACCGTACTTACCATTGGACTTCTTGGCTACCCTTACGTTCTTCCGGACATGATAGGTGGTAACGCTTACGGAGAACATGGCGAATTCCACTTAACTGTTCTGCCCCAGAGAGAGTTGTACATCCGCTGGCTGGAGCTCACGGCGTACCTACCCTCAATGCAGTTTTCTGTGTTACCATGGCAATATGACGAAGAGGTTGTGCAACTGGCCAGAAAGTTCGTGGACATCCATGAAAATATTGTTGCTCCTCGGATTATAGAGGCAATCAAGCATGCACATTCTGACG GCACGCCCTTGATTCGCCCAATCTGGTGGCTGGCTCCGGAAGATGAGGACGCCCTTCAGGTGGACTCGGAGTTCATGGTGGGAGACTCGTTACTCGTGGCTCCAATACTAGAGGATGCTCAGCGACAGAGAAGTATATACTTACCGGAGGGAAAATGGCGGGATGAACTTCGTGGTTGTGAGCTAGACGGCAAAACCTGGCTAGAAGACTACAGAATCGAACTAGATCAAGTGGCTACCTTTGTGAAGTTATTTTGA